The Oncorhynchus keta strain PuntledgeMale-10-30-2019 unplaced genomic scaffold, Oket_V2 Un_scaffold_17573_pilon_pilon, whole genome shotgun sequence genome includes a window with the following:
- the LOC127927763 gene encoding cilia- and flagella-associated protein 251-like isoform X2, whose translation MEEEEADLSRDTEDSVEEEEEADLSRDTEDSVEEEEEEADHSRDTEDSVEEEEEEEADLSRDTEDSMEEEEEEADHSRDTEDSVEEEEEEADLSRDTEDSMEEEEEEADHSRDTEDSMEEEEEADHSRDTEDSMEEEEEADHSRDTEDSEEEEEADHSRDTEDSMEEEEEEEADHSRDTEDSVEEEEEADHSRDTEDSMEEEEEADLSRDTEDSVEEEEEADHSRDTEDSVEEEEEEADLSRDTEDSMEEEEEEADHSRDTEDSVEEEEEEADHSRDTEDSVVEEEEEADHSRDTEDSMEEEEEEADHSRDTEDSVVEEEEEADHSRDTEDSMEEEEEADLSRDTEDSMEEEEEEADHSRDTEDSMEEEEEEADLSRDTEDSMEEEADHSRY comes from the exons atg gaggaggaggaggctgatctcagtagagatactgaagacagtgtggaggaggaggaggaggctgatctcagtagagatactgaagacagtgtggaggaggag gaggaggaggctgatcacagtagagatactgaagacagtgtggaggaggaggaggaggaggaggctgatctcagtagagatactgaagacagtatggaggaggaggaggaggaggctgatcacagtagagatactgaagacagtgtggaggaggaggaggaggaggctgatctcagtagagatactgaagacagtatggaggaggaggaggaggaggctgatcacagtagagatactgaagacagtatggaggaggaggaggaggctgatcacagtagagatactgaagacagtatggaggaggaggaggaggctgatcacagtagagatactgaagacagtgaggaggaggaggaggctgatcacagtagagatactgaagacagtatggaggaggaggaggaggaggaggctgatcacagtagagatactgaagacagtgtggaggaggaggaggaggctgatcacagtagagatactgaagacagtatggaggaggaggaggaggctgatctcagtagagatactgaagacagtgtggaggaggaggaggaggctgatcacagtagagatactgaagacagtgtggaggaggaggaggaggaggctgatctcagtagagatactgaagacagtatggaggaggaggaggaggaggctgatcacagtagagatactgaagacagtgtggaggaggaggaggaggaggctgatcacagtagagatactgaagacagtgtggtggaggaggaggaggaggctgatcacagtagagatactgaagacagtatggaggaggaggaggaggaggctgatcacagtagagatactgaagacagtgtggtggaggaggaggaggaggctgatcacagtagagatactgaagacagtatggaggaagaggaggaggctgatctcagtagagatactgaagacagtatggaggaggaggaggaggaggctgatcacagtagagatactgaagacagtatggaggaggaggaggaggaggctgatctcagtagagatactgaagacagtatggaggaggaggctgatcacagtagatactga
- the LOC127927763 gene encoding cilia- and flagella-associated protein 251-like isoform X1 produces MVVEEEEADLSRDTEDSVEEEEEADLSRDTEDSMEEEEEEADLSRDTEDSVEEEEEEADHSRDTEDSVEEEEEEEADLSRDTEDSMEEEEEEADHSRDTEDSVEEEEEEADLSRDTEDSMEEEEEEADHSRDTEDSMEEEEEADHSRDTEDSMEEEEEADHSRDTEDSEEEEEADHSRDTEDSMEEEEEEEADHSRDTEDSVEEEEEADHSRDTEDSMEEEEEADLSRDTEDSVEEEEEADHSRDTEDSVEEEEEEADLSRDTEDSMEEEEEEADHSRDTEDSVEEEEEEADHSRDTEDSVVEEEEEADHSRDTEDSMEEEEEEADHSRDTEDSVVEEEEEADHSRDTEDSMEEEEEADLSRDTEDSMEEEEEEADHSRDTEDSMEEEEEEADLSRDTEDSMEEEADHSRY; encoded by the coding sequence atggtggtggaggaggaggaggctgatctcagtagagatactgaagacagtgtggaggaggaggaggaggctgatctcagtagagatactgaagacagtatggaggaggaggaggaggaggctgatctcagtagagatactgaagacagtgtggaggaggaggaggaggaggctgatcacagtagagatactgaagacagtgtggaggaggaggaggaggaggaggctgatctcagtagagatactgaagacagtatggaggaggaggaggaggaggctgatcacagtagagatactgaagacagtgtggaggaggaggaggaggaggctgatctcagtagagatactgaagacagtatggaggaggaggaggaggaggctgatcacagtagagatactgaagacagtatggaggaggaggaggaggctgatcacagtagagatactgaagacagtatggaggaggaggaggaggctgatcacagtagagatactgaagacagtgaggaggaggaggaggctgatcacagtagagatactgaagacagtatggaggaggaggaggaggaggaggctgatcacagtagagatactgaagacagtgtggaggaggaggaggaggctgatcacagtagagatactgaagacagtatggaggaggaggaggaggctgatctcagtagagatactgaagacagtgtggaggaggaggaggaggctgatcacagtagagatactgaagacagtgtggaggaggaggaggaggaggctgatctcagtagagatactgaagacagtatggaggaggaggaggaggaggctgatcacagtagagatactgaagacagtgtggaggaggaggaggaggaggctgatcacagtagagatactgaagacagtgtggtggaggaggaggaggaggctgatcacagtagagatactgaagacagtatggaggaggaggaggaggaggctgatcacagtagagatactgaagacagtgtggtggaggaggaggaggaggctgatcacagtagagatactgaagacagtatggaggaagaggaggaggctgatctcagtagagatactgaagacagtatggaggaggaggaggaggaggctgatcacagtagagatactgaagacagtatggaggaggaggaggaggaggctgatctcagtagagatactgaagacagtatggaggaggaggctgatcacagtagatactga
- the LOC127927762 gene encoding protein starmaker-like, which produces MEEEEEADHSRDTEDSVVVEEEEADLSRDTEDSVEEEEEADHSRDTEDSVVEEEEEEADLSRDTEDSVEVEEEEADHSRDTEDSVVEVEEEADHSRDTEDSMEEEEEEADLSRDTEDSVVEVEEEADHSRDTEDSVVVEEEESDHSRDTEDSMEEESDLSRDTEDSVVVEEEEADHSRDTEDSMEEEEADLSRDTEDSVVVEEEEADLSRDTEDSMEEEEEADLSRDTEDSMEEEEEADLSRDTEDSMEEEEEEADLSRDTEDSMEEEKADLSRDTEDSVVVEEEEADHSRDTEDSMEEEADLSRDTEDSMEEEEEADLSRDTEDSVEEEEEADLSRDTEDSMEEEEEEADLSRDTEDSMEEEEEEEADLSRDTEDSMEEEEEADHSRDTEDSMEEEEEEADLSRDTEDSVEEEEEEADHSRDTEDSMEEEEADHSRDTDGGGGGGG; this is translated from the coding sequence atggaggaggaggaggaggctgatcacagtagagatactgaagacagtgtggtggtggaggaggaggaggctgatctcagtagagatactgaagacagtgtggaggaagaggaggaggctgatcacagtagagatactgaagacagtgtggtggaggaggaggaggaggaggctgatctcagtagagatactgaagacagtgtggaggtggaggaggaggaggctgatcacagtagagatactgaagacagtgtggtggaggtggaggaggaggctgatcacagtagagatactgaagacagtatggaggaagaggaggaggaggctgatctcagtagagatactgaagacagtgtggtggaggtggaggaggaggctgatcacagtagagatactgaagacagtgtggtggtggaggaggaggagtctgatcacagtagagatactgaagacagtatggaggaggagtctgatctcagtagagatactgaagacagtgtggtggtggaggaggaggaggctgatcacagtagagatactgaagacagtatggaggaggaggaggctgatctcagtagagatactgaagacagtgtggtggtggaggaggaggaggctgatctcagtagagatactgaagacagtatggaggaggaggaggaggctgatctcagtagagatactgaagacagtatggaggaggaggaggaggctgatctcagtagagatactgaagacagtatggaggaggaggaggaggaggctgatctcagtagagatactgaagacagtatggaggaggagaaggctgatctcagtagagatactgaagacagtgtggtggtggaggaggaggaggctgatcacagtagagatactgaagacagtatggaggaggaggctgatctcagtagagatactgaagacagtatggaggaggaggaggaggctgatctcagtagagatactgaagacagtgtggaggaggaggaggaggctgatctcagtagagacactgaagacagtatggaggaggaggaggaggaggctgatctcagtagagatactgaagacagtatggaggaggaggaggaggaggaggctgatctcagtagagatactgaagacagtatggaggaggaggaggaggctgatcacagtagagatactgaagacagtatggaggaggaggaggaggaggctgatctcagtagagatactgaagacagtgtggaggaggaggaggaggaggctgatcacagtagagatactgaagacagtatggaggaggaggaggctgatcacagtagagatactgatggtggtggaggaggaggaggctga